The Candidatus Omnitrophota bacterium genome contains the following window.
CTTATAAAACAGCCTTCTCCTGTGTCCACTTTCTCATCAAATTTCAAAATCCTATCTGAATCCCCTATGCTAACAATGCCATAATCAGCTGCTTGTTCACTTTTAAGTAATACAGCTGAAAACAATGCCTTTCTTTCGATATGAAACTTTATAAATTCCACAAGATCTAATTTACACAATGAATCCCCGTTTAAAACTAAAAAGGTAGGGCTTTTTATTAAGCTTTTAGCATTCTTTATTGCCCCTGCGGTACCCAATGGCTTTAACTCTTGGCTAAAACTTATCCTTAGATTCCTCAATTTATCCTTATAGTAGCTCTTAATTAAATCTGATTTATATCCTGTGCAAAGAATAAAGTGTTTAAATCCGAAGTTCGCAATATAATCAATCAGAATATCTAAAAAGGCGCGTCCATTAATTTCAGCCAGGACTTTTGGCCGATCATTCACAGCCGACTTAAGACGTTCGCCTTTTCCTCCACAAAGCAAAACTACATCTATAGATTCTGTCTCGATGCTATTCATGATCTCAATAAAGAATCACCTGGACTATAAAATATAATTTGACTTCCTAAACTTTCAAAACTAAAAGGCACATAAAGTAATTTGCTTAGTTTTTCTCTAATGCGTGGCTGTACATTCGGCTCTGCAAAGATTAATATAAAACCACCTCCGCCAGCGCCCAATAACTTCCCCCCTAACGCACCTGCGTTAATGGCGCTATCGTATATCTCATCGATTTTAGGAGTGGTTATTTTTTTGGATAAATTGCGTTTAATTTTCCAGCTTTCGTGCAAAAGTTTCCCAAAATCCGTCAATCTGCTTTTACTATTCAAAATTTTTAATGCCTCCTTAACCAATTCCGACAGGGTTGTCAGTTCTGTTTTCTTATTAGGCGTTTCTTTAATTTGTTCTGCAGCAATCTTAGAGGCGGTGCGTGAAAATCCTGTAAAGAAAAGCATCAAATGTTCATGTAGACAATTAAGTCTGCTTACATCAACTGTTAGGGGGCTAACCTTAATATGCTCTTTGCCTCCGAATTCTATCAAATTAAATCCACCAAATGCAGCTTGCGCTTGATCTTGGCTTCCTACATTTTCGTTAATAAGTTCTTGCTCAACATGTATAGCATCAAGTGCTAACTGCCTCTTCGTAGGCATAATACCTTTAAGGGCATAAAGGGCATGAAGCAATCCTACCGTAAAAGTCGAGCTCGATCCCATTCCCGTACGAGCAGGCAAGTCTCCATCATGATGGATTTCGATTCCATTTTTGACTTTCATAAATCTTAAACATTCACGAACAGAAGGATGGTGGATCTCAGAAATTTCATTTATAAGCTCTACCTCAGAATAACTAATACGGGATTTATGTTCAAAAAAAGGCGGTAAATAACGACAATTAATATAGCAATATTTATTTATAGTAGTAGCTAAAACAGCTCCGCCATTTTCCTTATACCAAACAGGATAGTCTGTGCCACCTCCGAAAAAAGAAATACGAAAAGGCGTTCTGCTTATAACCATAATTTATATCTCCTTAAGTTTGTATGAATTGACCCAATATAACTTTTTTCCAAAACCCAAAATATCCGCGGGACCAAATATTTCATCTAAAGAATATTTCTTTTCAATAAAATCTTCTATGCGGGGGGATATTGATTGGAAATCACTTAAATAATTATTACTGATTTTTAAAATTATTTTCGGATTTTCATTTTCAATTTTAGAAATTATACTATGTTCAAATGAAGTTACTATGGGCCTGAGGTCCTCTCTTTTAATAGACATCTTTACCAAGAATTCAAGTTTCTTTAAAAGGTATTCTTCTCTTACAAAGATATTATTTTGCTTAGTTAAGAAGCTTAATTGTGGATAATAGCCCATAACAACTATTTTTTCATTATCCTGGAGATTCTTTGATAGATAAGAAAATAATGACTCATATAATTCCTTTTCATAAGCAGTGACTAGGATTCCTTGGGCTCGGACTAAATTTAACGGTTCTCGATATCTTTTTGAATTAGAGTAAGGATAAATAAAAAAGTTTAAAAAACTGATATAAAATAAAAATATCGCAATACAAATTCTTGTAATTACCGGCCTAGTAGAGTAAAAAGTCTTCAAAAAATAAAGCAAATAAACGGTAAGAATAAAAGTAAGTTGAATATTGTATGCCTTGGTCATATTATGACCCACTAGAAAACTCTCGAAAGAAATAAACACCGAAGGAATAATGATGATCAATAAAGAATTTTTGTCTCTAAGCAATTTTTCCTTAATCTCAAAGTTAACTTTATTAAATCTTGCCCTGATATAAATAAAGATAATTGAAATAGGCACTATAAAATACAGGCAATTGATAAAGGCCTCAAATGAAGTAACCAATAATTGCTTAAACTCACCAAATGAAGATATATTTATAAGGCTGCTAATTGGAAATATGCCATTAATTTTTTTTAAAATTTCTGAAAAGGTAATTATATCAATCTTGGATGAGAGGCTAACGGATACGGCAGAATTAGGTTGAAAAAACAAAGGGTAAGCCACAGGTAAATCCTTTAGCGCAGTCTGAGAATAAAAATACAATAAATATATCAACGGTAAAATGAATACACCTATTAGAAATATCAAATAATTATTAATTTTATTTCTAAATTCCCTTAAACCATCAAACAAAAACAAAAATAAAGATACAGCAACTAAAAAACTAACTCCTGCTAATAACGGCTTAGTTAATAAGCAAATGGAACAAAAGATACCAGCCCAAAAAATATTATATATTTTTTTATTCGATTCCAAGTATCTACAGATCATCAATAAACAGGCAATCTCAGCCAAAACAATGAAGATATGATTAAATGTATAATATGGAACATTAAAAAATATAATTGATAGAAAAGCAGCTATGCCGGCCCAAAGACTTGGCATGATCCTTTTGGACAAAAAGAAAACAAGAGGTATGACTAATGAGGCAAAAATGATATAGCTAATTCTCAAAACAATTAAATTGACACCGAATATCTTCATGATGAACGGATAGACGAAGAAAGAAAATGGACCATATAACCATTCAAAATCACGATAGGCTAAATTGCCTTGCATAGCTAAAAGATAAGCGTTTGCATCACGACTTTCCTCAAAATTCATACCTAAACGAAAACTTAAAACATGATGAATATAATAAATCAAGGCTACGGCTAAGATAATTAGCAAGCTTTTATACTGTTTCCAAAACTCATTCTTTTTAAACATAAATATTAAAATGTTTTTCTATTTAGATGCAGTATGCTAATAACCGCGAATTCACTTTCAATTTAATTTATATGCATACACCCTAGCTTTTTCGTTTTCATTTCCAAGAATCTGTGCTGGTTCAAATTTTCGCTCTAGAAGATAATTTTCTGCTAGATAGTCTTTAATCTTGGGGGATATCATCCTGAAGTTAGGCAGATAATCTGCATTTATCGTCAAAACTATCTTGGGTTTCTGCGTTCTCATCATAGACATTATTTTATTCTCTAGCAAATTGCCGGAGAGAATAGCCCGGCCTGTCTTCCGTGCTCTCCAAAAGAGAACTTCGAGATTTGGAAAAATATAATCGTCTTTCGCAAAAATATTTTCTTGTTCGGTTAAGAAACTTAATTGAGGATAATAACCTATAACAGCAATCTTATCTTTGGCTTTAAGATTATCGGATAAGTATAACGACAAAGACTCATACATTCTTTTTTCTTGAGGTGTTACCAAAATTCCCCTGCTGCGTTCAAGATTCAATATTTTAGTGTTCTTTTTTAATCTAGAGTACGGATAACGGAAGAAAGACACGAAACTTAAGGAAAATAAAACAATAAGTATTGCAGCAAACAAACGCTTACGCTGATGAATTCTTTTAAATAAATAGAGTAAATATACAGTCACTATAAATGGGGTTTGAATAGTAAATGATCTATTGTAAATATGAGACATTACTAAGCTCTCTAGAGAAATAAATATTGAAAAAAGACCGAATAGTAGGAAGAATCTTTTGTTTTTTTTAATTTCTTCTCTAATTTCTGTTCTTTGATTACTAAATTTAGATCGATTATAAACAAGCAAAAGTAAAGCGCAGGTTAGAAACGGCAAAATAACAATAAAATTATCAAATGAGGCAATTAGGACTTTTTTTAACTCTGTGAATGAAGTTAAATTTATAATCGTTTTGATTGGCAATAAGGTTGTTATTCTTTCAATGAGCCTTGGAATAATGCTCATTATCCTTGGAGCCTGATCAGCAAACAGCGATGAATCTTTAGCAAAATATGGATGAGCTACAGCAATACCTTTAAGTCTAGTTTGAAAATAGAAATACAAAGAATATATTAAAGGCAAAAAAACTGCGGCAATACTAAACATTAAAATATCTTTAAATCTTTTTCCCAGGCTACCTAAATCCTTGTACAATAAAATAAATAAAGATATTGCAGCAAAAATAGTTATTCCAGAAACTAAAGGCTTAGTTAATAAGCAAATGGAACAGGAGATACCGGCTAAAATTAAATACAAGATTTTTCGATTTGTTTCCATATATAAACATATCATCAAAAGACAGATCATTGCCCCCAATGTAAGAAAAATATGATTATACGTATAATACGGGACATCAAAGAATACAATTGATAAGAATGCGGCGATACCTGCCCAAAGAGGCGGCATTATTCTTCTGGCTAAAAAGTATGCAAGAGGAATAATCAAAGAAGTAAATACAATATAGCTAACCCTTAAAACAATAAGATTAAAACCAAATATCTTCATAAGCACAGGGTAAACAAAAAACGCGAAAGGTCCATATACCCATTGGAAATCACGGTAGGCTAAATTGCCCTGTATAGCCAAAAGATAAGCGTTTGCGTCACGGCCCTCCTCAAAATGCAATCCCAAACGAAAACTAAAATATTGTTTCAAGTAATAGCTAGCAACCACTACTAAAATTATTAAGAAGCTTTTATTTTGTTGCCAAAACTTATATCTATAATTCATTTATCTTAAACATTGGAGAATTGGTTTAGTCTGATAACCTGATAACCTTTGATTAATTCCCTAATACCATCCCGAAGTGAAAAAATAGGCTTGAATCCTGTCTTTTCAATTTTTGAGTTACTTACGATGTAGTCTCTTTTGTCCGGATCCTCCCCAATCTTAGCTTCGACAAAATAAAACTCAGGGATCTCCTTTTTGATCTGTTCACATAATTCCCATTTGCTTAAATTTGCATCGCTAATGCCAACATTATAAGGTTCGTCTTTCATCAATTCGAAATTATCTAAGGAATGAATAAATGCCTTTGCCACATCTCGCACATGAATATAATTTCTCTTGAAGTGTGGCTCGAAAATTATAATAAAATAGTCAGCTACGGCGCGATAAACAAAATTATTCACTAGAAGGTCAAGCCGCATTCGTGGACTAACCCCAAATGCCGTTGCCAGACGTAAAGAAATTGAATTTTTAGCATCCAACAGCGCCTTCTCTGCTTCTACCTTCAATCTTCCATAAAGAGAAATAGGCCGCAAAGGGGTATCCTCGGTGCAGAAGTTATCTTTCTGGCCTACTCCATAACCGCTATTCGTAGTGGGATAAATTACTCTTTGATTTTTACTGCGTAAATCTAATATCAAATTTAGGCCATCAACAATGACTGCTTTAGCCTCTGTTGGATTTTTCTGACAAACAGGCGCGCCCGTCAAACAAGCCAAAGGGAAAATTACATCGACGTTCTGGAGCAGTTTCGAAATCAATTTTTTATCTCGACAATCTCCTCTAGTAATAGTCAATTTTTTATCATAGCAACAATCTAAAAGAGAGGTTTGATTATAAATAAAATTATCCAGAGCGATAACTTCGCAACCCTTCTTTAATAATTCAGAGACTAATACTGAACCAATATAACCTGCTGCTCCAGTAACTAAAATCTTCATAATTCCCCTCTCCTTTACTAAACCTTGTTTGTCGTCTCCTGTTCTTCTAATAATCTTCTTTTTAATTTGAATTTTAGCATATCTTGTATATGCGCTAGGGTCTGTATGCCAAATTTATCTAAAATCATATCTTGATAGCGCTTACTAGAAAAATATTCTTCAAAGGCATCGTCTCTAAACTTAAGAATTTGAGATGCAGTCAAATACTTGGTTGGCAGAGGCTGTGTTTCAAAACTAAATTGAGAATAACCTAACCAAGAATCCGGTAGAGGTAATTTATCAGCTAATGTCTGTTCATACAGCTTTGAGCCGGGATAAGCCATGGCTACATAAAAATTTGCGTATTCGCAATTAAGCTCTTTTGCTAAATCTAAAGTCTGGCCCAAAGACTCTAAATCATCTTCTGGCAAACCAAAGATAAAATTAGCGCCAATATGAATACCGACTGAATGTATCAAACTAGTGATGCGCTTCATCTTTTCATTGTCAAACCTTCCCTTGCTTACTGCGTCTCTTACCCTCTTACTGCCTGACTCAAAACCAATACCCAACCAATTGATTCCAGCCTGCTTCATTCTCTTAAGCATATTCTCATTAAGCGTATCTACTCTAGCATATGCCCAAATATTTAAATTATAACCCCTTTGAATTAAAGAATCACAGATCTGTATAACGCGTTCTTCTTTTAAGGCAAACATTTCATCCATGATTTTGAAATTCTTGATTCCGTAATTTTCTACCAGATAATCAATCTCCCTAATGACTTTATCGGGATCCCTATACCTGATTGTATGCTTGCCGAAGATTGCATTTATGCAACAAAAGGAACAGTTAAAAGGACATCCTAAGCTTGTATAAATTACTCCGTAAGGACTACGCTTATCTAAATGACCAAAGCAATGCCAGTTATGTGCTCTATATTTATTCATTGCCAATAAATCCCATGCCGGCATAGACAAATCATCCGAATCAACTAATTCAGCTCTCGGGTTAGAAAGAATTTTACAATTCTCTTCATAGAATAAACCCTTGATATCTTTCAAAGGTTTGCCAGATAATAAATCTAATACTGTAAAAAACCCCTCTCCTTCGCAAACGAAATCTACCGATTCTTCTCTAAGAGTCTTCTCTGGTAAGGCTGAAGGATGAAGTCCAATCAGAATAGTCGAAATATCCCTATTGTTTTTTTTGATATTATCAAGCAACTCCCTTGCCCCTACCATACTAGTTGTGGAGGCTGAAGGATTGGTTCCAGAAGCGACTATAGCCACTAATCTCGGCCTCATTTTAACGACTGCTGACAAGACTCTTTCCGGCTCAATCTCAGCATCTATTATATCTACATTAAAACCCCTCTCTCTGATAAAGCCACCCAAAAGCCCAGCCCAAAGAGGCGGCTCAAGACCAGAAAGGGACTTGCTTAAATTCTGGTATATCTTCTTCTGTGCTCCGGGTTTTATAACTAATAAATCTAAGTTTTTCATTTTATCGGACCAGGATAAACAGGATTCTCCCATCCCTTCCAAGGCTTAATAATCATATTTCTTTTAAATTCTTCTCTCGGTAAAAATGGATATTGATCTTCTATTGGTGTACCCCAACCAAGCTTTGGTTGATAATCATAGAAACCAACCATATTAACATCACAAATTACTGACTCCCGGCTTTTAAGGGCATCTTTTAGTTTTCTTTTCAATTCTTTGTGATCCTTAATTCTTAACGTCTTTAAGCCATAGGCCTTAGCAACTTTTACGTAATCAGGAAAAGACACGCCATGTTCGGAATCAACGCCTGCATATTCTGATTTAAAATGCGTGTCACGATAAGCCTTAGTTATCCCAAATGCCTGATTATTAAAGATAAAGACCTTAACCGGAAGCTTGTAATGCTTTAACGTCTGAAGTTCTTGTATATTAAAATGCATACCACCGTCTCCGAGTATACAATTCACTTTCTTGCCAGTAGCAACAGCTGCTCCTATAGCAGCCGGAAGTGCATAACCCAAAGATGAATTTCCGTTGTTACTAAATACTCTTTGATTCGCCTTAGGCTGGAAGGCCTGAGAAGTTACAACGCAATTACCTCCTGCCTCATGTACTAAAACATCACCCGAATTCATTAGCTCAGAAAGAACCTTAACAAAGATATATGGATTAACGCTCCCCTTTTGTTTGACGTATTCTTTCCTGACTACAGGATATCTATTCTCCCATTCCTTGACCCGAGCCAACCAAGTAGGATCAATATTCGCTCCAAATTTAGGAGATTTTCTAAAGGCTTTCGTAAATTCATTAATAAATACCTTCGCGTCGCAATAAATATTCAAATCGCCCTTTGTTTGTTGAAATTTCATTTCGTATTTATCAATATCTACGATTATCTTCCTTGCAGCTCGAGCAAAGGTATGCTGCATACCTCCGGTAATTCTTCCGGAGATTCTGCTTCCTATAGCTAAAAGAAAATCGCAATTCTGGATACCGAAATTTCTGCCGTCGCCGCCGAATGTACCCACTTTTCCGCCAAAGAATTTAGGGTCGTAATGATCGATCATATTCCAAGTTACAAAAAACGGCACACTCTTTAATTTGCGAGCTAAAATCTTTGCCTGTTCGCTGGCACCGGCCAACCATACCCCGCCGCCTAAAAGAATAGCTGGCCGCTTTGCTTGCCTTAGATAATTTAAAACACGAACAATCTTATTAATCTCCCACCCCTCTGAACTAGGGGGTAAATAACCTTTCAATTTTGAAGAAACCTTTGCTCTTTGTATATCCATAGGGACATCTAACAGTACTGGACCTGGCCTACCACTTGTTGCTAAAAAGTAAGCTTTCTCCAATTCATATCGAATATCAGCTGCCTTCCTAATAACAGTAGCATATTTGGTAATCGGTTTAACCATTGACACAATATCACTTTCCTGAAAACCCCATTGCCTAACTAGATTATTAGGTTTTATAAAACGGGAATTAACCTGACCTGTAAAATAGAGCGCTGGACAGGAATCGTAAAAACTAGCTGCAATGCCATTTAATAGATTCTGGCCTCCTGGACCGGAGGTGGCAATCATTGCTGACATCTTGCGCGTGGCCTTAAAATAGCCATCAACCATGAATGCGCCTGCTTGTTCATGCAACGGACAATAATACTTGAGCTTCTTGTTTCTGGCAACCGACACGACAAGACTTGCCGCAGCAGACCCCTCAATAAAAAACACATCACGAATACCTTTCTTAACTAAAAAATCAGCAATAAATTCCGAAACTATCATTCTTGTACCTCTCCTAGCTCCTATCTTATTAAAACGTCCTTCCTCAATTGTCCCAAGAGCTTACTTTGAAGGCTTAATTTATTTCCTAGATCTATCATAACTGCAATAAATGATGAATAGGTAATTTTCTGTTTCTATTTAAGCTTGCATAGCGTTGCGTGATTATATCCTCTGCTTTTTTTCGAAATTCAATTAATTCTTCGATATCCAAATTATAAGGTTTGATCCATGGCTTATCGCTAGCTTGATGAAAATTCTCGGCATATAAAATATCCTGATCAGGAACTAATAACAACTTATTCCTAATAACTTCATCATATAATCTAGAGCCAGGAAGCGGGACGGCGGTATGGATTGATATGTTATCTAAATAAAGTTTATTTATCATCTCGTAAGTTTCCCTAAGAGTATCCGAGGTTTCTTGAGGTAGGCCAATAATAAAAAAAGCCCTTACAAAAATATCCTTTTCCTTGCGCATTAGTTCAAATACCTCAAATATTTTTTCCCTCGGCAATTTTTTTCCCATAACTTTATTTCTAATGTAATCAGAACCGCTCTCTACAGCAAAGGATATCCTTAAAAGGCCCATAGCTTTTAGCGCCTCTAGAATATCCCTATCAAAAAACTTTATAGAGATACCGTTTGGTGTATCAACATAGATCTTGAGATTCTTTTTCCTAATCTTACTAGCGAGTTCAAGTACTCTACTTTTATCCATGCTAAAGTTATCATCTATTATTGAAAAATAATTAATACCATATTCATTATATAGGTATTCTATTTCTTTTAGGCAATTCTCAGCTGATCTGTATCTTATTTCTTTTCCATGAAGAAGATGCATAGCACAAAAATTACATCCCATAGGACAGCTACGACTTGAAAGGAAGGGGAATCTGTATTTAAGGCTATATCCTTTGGGGTTGTGCCAATGCCTTTCCCACTTCTCTGACTCAATCTCATAATCCTGCAAATTTAAGAGTTCCCAGGCTGGATAGGGTAAAATGTCTAAATCATTAATGAAGTTTCTTTTAGGGTTGACTCTTATCCGGCCATCTCTGTAACATATTCCATCTATGTCTGATAGTGAACCACCATTGAAAATACAATTTAACAACTGAAGGAAAGACTCCTCCCCTTCACCAATAATAATAAAATCAACACAATCAAAGCGTTCAAGAATTTCCTTATAAAATACGGTCGGCTGGATACCACCTAGGACAACCGGAAGAGAACTATCTATCTTTTTTAAAACGGAACTTATGAAGATAGTGGCTGGAAATTTACCCGAAAATAAACAACTAATACCAACAAGATCGGGTTTGTAATCATTGTAGGTGTCAGTAATTGTTTGCTCGACAAAAGCATCGAGATCATCTTTAAAAGATAAATTATGTCTTTTCAGAAGAGCTGGAATATCTAGATAAAATATATTATAACGGTTCTTCTTTAGAGTAGCTGCCAAAGAAAGCAAGCCTACCGAAGGATAAGGCTCCTCTCTCAAATTGCTAACCATTGAATCATTCGAGATATTACTGGATCTAACGTGAGAATTAATTAATAAAATCTTCTTACTATTCATCTTGACCTTTTATAGCTGGGGTCTTTTATCAATTGCTTTGCAGCTAGAGCAATTTGTTCAGCGGAAGGAGTGGAATTTCGAGACTCAAAATTAACGCCAATAGATCTATCCTCTAATCCTAATGCCTTTAGGGGCTTCCCGGTCTCCAACATCAACTGGTAGGCTATAGATTCAGATGCGCCACAAATTTCAAATCCGGCATCGATTACCAGCCCCGCCCTGCTATTACTTAGTGCTGCTATGATATGTTCCTTCTTAAACGGCTTTAACCATGCAACATGAGCAATATTACAACTAATGCCGTCCTTCTTTAAAATAGCTGCAGCCTCTTCTACTTCAAAACGAGCTGCTGAAATTGGAATTAATGTTATATCCGCGTCATTATCTGAATTTGTAAACTCTTCGGTGTTCTCAAAACTTGCTCTATGTTCACTAACGAACATGGGATCATCGTGCTCCATAAAATCATTCCAAGCCTGCTCATATTCAGTTGGTGTCATAGGAGAACAAACCCTCATACCTGGCATATGCATAAATACGCTATGCAATACACCCGAATGGACACAACCCGCATCTTCCTGGGCTAATGCCCTTACAAATATAGGCATTAAAATTCCAAAAATATCTTTTGCCTTAGCAGCGTAATTTACTAACGTACTGCTATTAAGCCACATAAAATCTTGAAAACGAATTACAATAATAGGCCGTCTTCCTGTAATACCTGCGCCGCAGGCAATACCCATATTTGATACATCTGACATAGGCAATTCAACCAGATTCTTAGAATTAGGTACTGTTTCGTTAATCCAGCCAACAGCTCTAATACATTGACCAAGTAGAAGGCCGTTATTTTCCTCAAGGTGCCTGCGAGTAATTTCTTTTATTGTCCCTGCAACTGTTTTCGCCATAACTCTCCTACATATCTTTTCATCTCATTCTCAATTAGTTTTGCATTAGAGATCTTCTTTTTTACCTCAGACAATCTATCTTGCTTAGGCGATCCATCATTACCTATACCAACATGCCAAAGATGTCTACAGGTCTTTATATTAATAAAGGCGGGGAGACATTTAGTTAATTTCTTAATGCTATCAAAAATTATCTCAGGATCATCTACGATTGATTCACTGACTAGCCCCATCGCCTTTGTTACGTCTGGAATCTTCCAATTTCTTCTTACCTCAATAGGCGTCAAAATAGACAAGTTGTTATCTTCACAAACATACAAAATTGGCAATTTATTCTTTTCCGCAAAACCATAAGAGGATAATACATAATCCTCTTCGGCTGCTGCATCTCCGAAATAAACAACAGTAGGCTTTCCAGAGGCTAGGCAATAACCTGTAGCTAAAGGGATGTTTTCCCCTATAAGGCCATTATGGCTATACATAGGAATATTCAGATCTTTGATGCAAGGCGATCCCCCCCTACCTTCACAACAGCCCGATCTTCTTCCTAATAACTCGTCAATGAGACGCTCGATATCGCCTCCGTACGACAAATAGGTTGAATGACAACGATGTTGAGTAAAAACTGCGTAACCTTCTGTAAGAGCAGACATAGTTGCAGAAATTGCTTCTTGGCCTACTGACAAATAAACTACTCCGGGAACAAGGTTCTTTTTTACAGCTTCAACTACCTGAAACTCAAAATAACGAATAAGGCACATCTTCCTAAATATCTCTTCTAAATTTAGCTTTTTTTCCATTTCTTATATAGGATTAAAATATCACCATCTGTTAAAGATCTATTTTTTGCGGCATTATTTTTGCAAAACTTTAGGAATCCTCTCAGCTCTTCCTCTTCTAAATCAAGCTTTAGCTTTTTTAGTTTTTGCTCTAAGGCGCGCCTACCAGATAATTTTCCAATAACGAGTTGATAACCATCCAGGCCTATGTCTTGTGGATTTAAAAGCTGATATGTTCGATTATATTTAATCATGCCATCTTGATGAATCCCTGATTCATGCAGGAATGCATTTGCCCCTACGATTGCCTTATTGGATGCAATTTTTATCCCCGATAATTCTTCAACTAACTTACTTGTATTTATAATTTCTTTCGTATTTATATAGCTTATATCTTCTTTAAATACATCTTCCCTGGCCTTTAGCGCCATAATAACTTCTTCGCAAGCGGCATTTCCAACACGCTCTCCTATCCCATTAATGGTAACCTCTACTTGTCTGGCGCCTGCCTTTATCCCTGCCAAGGTATTTGCTACCGCCAATCCTAAATCATTGTGACAATGGGTGGAGACAACGATATCTTCTGGTAATTCCTTCGTGATGCTACCAATTAAAAAAGCATATTCTTCAGGAGTCGCATAACCAACTGTATCGGGCAGCTCAATTGTCAATGCACCTGC
Protein-coding sequences here:
- a CDS encoding B12-binding domain-containing radical SAM protein; the protein is MKNLDLLVIKPGAQKKIYQNLSKSLSGLEPPLWAGLLGGFIRERGFNVDIIDAEIEPERVLSAVVKMRPRLVAIVASGTNPSASTTSMVGARELLDNIKKNNRDISTILIGLHPSALPEKTLREESVDFVCEGEGFFTVLDLLSGKPLKDIKGLFYEENCKILSNPRAELVDSDDLSMPAWDLLAMNKYRAHNWHCFGHLDKRSPYGVIYTSLGCPFNCSFCCINAIFGKHTIRYRDPDKVIREIDYLVENYGIKNFKIMDEMFALKEERVIQICDSLIQRGYNLNIWAYARVDTLNENMLKRMKQAGINWLGIGFESGSKRVRDAVSKGRFDNEKMKRITSLIHSVGIHIGANFIFGLPEDDLESLGQTLDLAKELNCEYANFYVAMAYPGSKLYEQTLADKLPLPDSWLGYSQFSFETQPLPTKYLTASQILKFRDDAFEEYFSSKRYQDMILDKFGIQTLAHIQDMLKFKLKRRLLEEQETTNKV
- a CDS encoding glycosyltransferase family 39 protein, with protein sequence MNYRYKFWQQNKSFLIILVVVASYYLKQYFSFRLGLHFEEGRDANAYLLAIQGNLAYRDFQWVYGPFAFFVYPVLMKIFGFNLIVLRVSYIVFTSLIIPLAYFLARRIMPPLWAGIAAFLSIVFFDVPYYTYNHIFLTLGAMICLLMICLYMETNRKILYLILAGISCSICLLTKPLVSGITIFAAISLFILLYKDLGSLGKRFKDILMFSIAAVFLPLIYSLYFYFQTRLKGIAVAHPYFAKDSSLFADQAPRIMSIIPRLIERITTLLPIKTIINLTSFTELKKVLIASFDNFIVILPFLTCALLLLVYNRSKFSNQRTEIREEIKKNKRFFLLFGLFSIFISLESLVMSHIYNRSFTIQTPFIVTVYLLYLFKRIHQRKRLFAAILIVLFSLSFVSFFRYPYSRLKKNTKILNLERSRGILVTPQEKRMYESLSLYLSDNLKAKDKIAVIGYYPQLSFLTEQENIFAKDDYIFPNLEVLFWRARKTGRAILSGNLLENKIMSMMRTQKPKIVLTINADYLPNFRMISPKIKDYLAENYLLERKFEPAQILGNENEKARVYAYKLN
- a CDS encoding glycosyltransferase family 39 protein codes for the protein MFKKNEFWKQYKSLLIILAVALIYYIHHVLSFRLGMNFEESRDANAYLLAMQGNLAYRDFEWLYGPFSFFVYPFIMKIFGVNLIVLRISYIIFASLVIPLVFFLSKRIMPSLWAGIAAFLSIIFFNVPYYTFNHIFIVLAEIACLLMICRYLESNKKIYNIFWAGIFCSICLLTKPLLAGVSFLVAVSLFLFLFDGLREFRNKINNYLIFLIGVFILPLIYLLYFYSQTALKDLPVAYPLFFQPNSAVSVSLSSKIDIITFSEILKKINGIFPISSLINISSFGEFKQLLVTSFEAFINCLYFIVPISIIFIYIRARFNKVNFEIKEKLLRDKNSLLIIIIPSVFISFESFLVGHNMTKAYNIQLTFILTVYLLYFLKTFYSTRPVITRICIAIFLFYISFLNFFIYPYSNSKRYREPLNLVRAQGILVTAYEKELYESLFSYLSKNLQDNEKIVVMGYYPQLSFLTKQNNIFVREEYLLKKLEFLVKMSIKREDLRPIVTSFEHSIISKIENENPKIILKISNNYLSDFQSISPRIEDFIEKKYSLDEIFGPADILGFGKKLYWVNSYKLKEI
- a CDS encoding kinase, producing the protein MVISRTPFRISFFGGGTDYPVWYKENGGAVLATTINKYCYINCRYLPPFFEHKSRISYSEVELINEISEIHHPSVRECLRFMKVKNGIEIHHDGDLPARTGMGSSSTFTVGLLHALYALKGIMPTKRQLALDAIHVEQELINENVGSQDQAQAAFGGFNLIEFGGKEHIKVSPLTVDVSRLNCLHEHLMLFFTGFSRTASKIAAEQIKETPNKKTELTTLSELVKEALKILNSKSRLTDFGKLLHESWKIKRNLSKKITTPKIDEIYDSAINAGALGGKLLGAGGGGFILIFAEPNVQPRIREKLSKLLYVPFSFESLGSQIIFYSPGDSLLRS
- a CDS encoding NAD(P)-dependent oxidoreductase; the encoded protein is MKILVTGAAGYIGSVLVSELLKKGCEVIALDNFIYNQTSLLDCCYDKKLTITRGDCRDKKLISKLLQNVDVIFPLACLTGAPVCQKNPTEAKAVIVDGLNLILDLRSKNQRVIYPTTNSGYGVGQKDNFCTEDTPLRPISLYGRLKVEAEKALLDAKNSISLRLATAFGVSPRMRLDLLVNNFVYRAVADYFIIIFEPHFKRNYIHVRDVAKAFIHSLDNFELMKDEPYNVGISDANLSKWELCEQIKKEIPEFYFVEAKIGEDPDKRDYIVSNSKIEKTGFKPIFSLRDGIRELIKGYQVIRLNQFSNV
- a CDS encoding NTP transferase domain-containing protein, producing the protein MNSIETESIDVVLLCGGKGERLKSAVNDRPKVLAEINGRAFLDILIDYIANFGFKHFILCTGYKSDLIKSYYKDKLRNLRISFSQELKPLGTAGAIKNAKSLIKSPTFLVLNGDSLCKLDLVEFIKFHIERKALFSAVLLKSEQAADYGIVSIGDSDRILKFDEKVDTGEGCFISAGIYLFDNRIFSMIPSDKNFSLERQLFPKITKSDFYGYKTDADFIDIGTPERYRQAQKILK